Proteins encoded in a region of the Scatophagus argus isolate fScaArg1 chromosome 1, fScaArg1.pri, whole genome shotgun sequence genome:
- the tubgcp4 gene encoding gamma-tubulin complex component 4 → MIHELLLALSGYPGTIFAWNKRTGLQVSQDLPFLHPSETSVLNRLSKLGSDYIRFTEFIEQHTGHVHQQEHHTNQPNQAGLHGIYLRAFCTGLDSMLQPYRQALLDLEQEFLGDPHLTISHVNYKLDQFQLLFPSVMVVVETIKSQKIHGCQILETVYKHSCGGLPPVRMALEKILAACHGVMYKQLAAWMLHGLLLDQSEEFFVKQGPSAGGAAANQEEEEEDLGLGGLSGKQLRELQDLRLIEEENMLAPSLQQFSLRTEMLPSYIPIRVAEKILFVGESVQMFENHNHSPSRAGSILKHQEDIFAAELHRLKQQPLFSLVDFENLIDRIRSTVAEHLWTLMVEESDLLEQLKIIKDFYLLGRGELYQVFIDLAQHMLKTPPTAVTEHDVNVAFQQAAHKVLLDDDNLLPLLHLTVDYQGKDSKEATGPRDGATPPQDTSPREVPPTGWAALGLTYKVQWPLHILFTPAVLEKYNVVFRYLLSVRRVQSQLQHCWALQMQRKHLKSSQTDAIKWRLRNHMAFLIDNLQYYLQVDVLESQFSQLLQQINSTRDFESIRLAHDHFLSNLLAQSFILLKPVFHCLNEILELCHNFCSLVSQSVASLDERGAAQLDLLVKGFRRQSSLLFKILSSVRNHQINSDLAQLLLRLDYNKYYTQAGGTLGSVG, encoded by the exons ATGATTCACGAGCTTCTGCTGGCGCTGAGTGGATACCCGGGGACGATCTTCGCATGGAACAAACGAACAGGATTGCAG GTGTCCCAGGACCTGCCCTTCCTTCACCCCAGTGAGACCAGCGTCCTCAACCGGCTCTCGAAACTGGGCTCAGATTACATACGCTTCACAGAGTTTATAGAACAGCACACCGGCCATGTGCATCAACAG GAACATCACACGAACCAGCCCAACCAGGCGGGACTTCATGGGATCTACTTGCGGGCTTTCTGCACAGGCCTGGACTCTATGCTGCAGCCGTACAGGCAGGCCCTGCTGGACCTTGAACAAGAG ttccTCGGAGATCCTCACCTCACAATATCTCATGTGAATTACAAGCTCGATCAG TTCCAGTTACTGTTTCCTTCTGTGATGGTGGTCGTAGAAACTATAAAATCCCAGAAG ATCCACGGCTGTCAGATCCTGGAGACGGTTTACAAGCACAGTTGTGGGGGGCTTCCTCCTGTGCGCATGGCCTTAGAAAA GATTCTTGCTGCGTGCCACGGCGTGATGTACAAGCAGCTCGCAGCTTGGATGCTGCACGGGTTGCTGCTGGACCAGAGCGAGGAGTTTTTCGTGAAGCAGGGGCCCAgtgcaggaggagctgctgccaaccaggaggaggaggaggaagacttGGGCCTGGGCGGCCTGAGCGGGAAACAGCTCAGAGAACTGCAGGACCTG aggCTGATCGAGGAGGAGAACATGTTGGCTCCGTCTCTGCAGCAGTTCTCCCTGCGCACCGAGATGCTGCCTTCTTACATTCCCATCAGGGTGGCTGAGAAGATCCTCTTCGTTGGAGAATCCGTCCAGATGTTTGAAAACCACAATCACAGCCCATCTCGAGCCG GCTCCATCCTGAAGCACCAGGAGGACATAtttgctgcagagctgcacagaCTCAAACAGCAGCCGCTGTTCAGCCTCGTCGACTTTGAGAATTTGATTGATCGCATCAGGAGCACAGTGGCAGAG CATCTCTGGACGTTGATGGTGGAGGAGTCAGATCTGCTCGAACAGCTCAAG ATCATTAAGGACTTCTACCTGCTGGGTCGTGGTGAGCTCTACCAGGTGTTTATTGACCTGGCACAGCACATGCTGAAGACGCCTCCGACAGCCGTCACTGAACACG ATGTTAACGTGGCCTTCCAGCAGGCGGCTCATAAGGTGCTCCTGGACGACGACAAcctcctgcctctgctgcaCCTCACTGTAGACTACCAGGGCAAAGACAGCAAAG AGGCGACAGGTCCCAGAGACGGAGCCACTCCTCCACAGGACACCTCCCCTCGTGAGGTCCCTCCCACAGGCTGGGCGGCTCTCGGCCTCACCTACAAGGTCCAGTGGCCGCTGCACAtcctcttcactcctgctgTCTTGGAGAA GTACAACGTTGTGTTCAGGTACCTGCTGAGTGTGCGGCGGGTTCAGTCACAGCTGCAACACTGCTGGGCTTTACAGATGCAGAGGAAACACCTCAAGTCCAGCCAGACAGACGCCATCAAGTGGAGGCTTCGCAACCACATGGCGTTCTTGATCGACAACCTGCAGTACTACTTACAG GTGGACGTGCTGGAGTCTCAGTTCTCCCAGCTGCTTCAGCAGATCAACTCCACCAGAGACTTTGAGAGCATCCGACTGGCCCACGACCACTTCCTCAGTAACCTGCTCGCCCAGTCCTTCATCCTCCTGAAGCCG GTCTTCCACTGTCTGAACGAGATCCTGGAGCTGTGCCATAACTTCTGCTCGCTGGTCAGTCAGAGTGTGGCGTCACTGGACGAGAGGGGAGCCGCTCAGCTGGATCTCCTGGTTAAG GGCTTTAGACGGCAGTCCTCCTTACTGTTTAAAATCCTGTCGAGCGTGAGGAACCATCAGATTAACTCGGATCTGGCTCAGCTGTTACTGCGACTGGACTACAACAAATACTACACGCAGGCTGGAGGCACCCTGGGCAG tgttgGATAA